In Phycisphaerae bacterium RAS1, the genomic window GGTTGGCCTGAAAGTACGTTTGGCGACCTTCGACAATCCGCTTCAAGATGCCGCAGGCCGCGAGCCGGCCAAGCTCACGCTGCACGGCTCCGTATCCTAGGCCGAGTTCGCGGACAATCTGCCGCTGGTAGAATCGCTCCTCGACATGGCCGTACAGCAGACGGAGCACGGCCTGCCGTGCAGCCCCGAAGAGCGAGTCGGCAATCGCGTCGGTCGGTGGTGGCGATAGTGAACCCATATTGAGTTCTATCGTACCCAATTTGAGTTCGGATGACAAGGCCCCGTTTGTGGGCTGGCGATACCCTCTTTCGCGGGCGTGTCATGCATGATAAAGGATGTTATCATGCACGAACCGCGGGCAGGGGTAGCGGTTCATAACCCCGTTCCGCACCGTAACTTGTGGACGACCGAGGAATGACGACCGCTCTCACACGACTCCTTAGCCAGCCACCCGACGGCACCGGCAGCCGTGAGCCGCCGGCTATCGTTCGCTTCGCCGGCAACAACGCTCGCTTCGCGTACGACGAGTTCTTCGCCGGCGAGGAGAATTCGCACACCGAGCGGGCCTATCGTCACGCCGTGCATCGGTTTCTCGCACATTGCGAGTCGCTCACCATCGCGTTGCCGGAAGTGACTCCCGGCATCGTGAGCGAGTACTTGAAGCGACTCCAAGCCGAAGTGAAATCTCGCCGCGGCGAGGCCCGGCGGATGAAACCTGCGTCGAAGCCGATGAAGAAGCTTCACCTCGCAGGCATCCGCAAGTTTTTCGATAAGCTCGTCGAACGGCACGCCATCATGCTTAACCCCGCTCTCTCTGTTCGCGGCCCTAAGCACAGCGTCACCGAGGGGAAGACGCCCGCTCTCACTGTGAAACAAGCTCGACTCCTGCTCACGAGCATCGACACGCGGGATGTCGTGGGCCTCCGCGACCGTGCCATCATCGCCGTCATGCTCTACACGGCCGTTCGAGCGGGCGCCGTCACCAAGCTCCGTCGCAGCGACTTTTTCACGGACGGCCGTCAATCCGTTTTTCGCTTCGACGAGAAAGGCGGCAAGGTCCGCGACATCCCCGCCCGACATGACCTCGAAGGATTCGTGCGAGAGTATCGCATCGCCGCCGGCGACCTCGCCGAGGATACTGCCCTCTTCCGCTCAGCGGTTGGCCGAACCGGCAAACTTGGCGAGAATGGCATGACGGAAAACGACGTGC contains:
- the xerC_3 gene encoding Tyrosine recombinase XerC; translation: MTTALTRLLSQPPDGTGSREPPAIVRFAGNNARFAYDEFFAGEENSHTERAYRHAVHRFLAHCESLTIALPEVTPGIVSEYLKRLQAEVKSRRGEARRMKPASKPMKKLHLAGIRKFFDKLVERHAIMLNPALSVRGPKHSVTEGKTPALTVKQARLLLTSIDTRDVVGLRDRAIIAVMLYTAVRAGAVTKLRRSDFFTDGRQSVFRFDEKGGKVRDIPARHDLEGFVREYRIAAGDLAEDTALFRSAVGRTGKLGENGMTENDVLRMVKRRLADAGLAADRLTCHSFRATTITDLLDQGVPLEDVQYLAGHADPRTTRLYDRRKRQVTRNIVERISI